A stretch of Zootoca vivipara chromosome 13, rZooViv1.1, whole genome shotgun sequence DNA encodes these proteins:
- the LOC118095156 gene encoding 1-acyl-sn-glycerol-3-phosphate acyltransferase alpha isoform X3, translated as MVTSLGAKIICFVMRQMKYFLGVKITAQGSENLNTKGPYMVVANHQSILDFLVIAELYPGRCVVLTKKEMMYMGPLGFTLWITKFIFVDRNNKRSARDTMDHIARTLLQHNLRVWVYPEGTRNRTATMLPFKRGVFSVAVKAQIPIIPVVTSYYQQPPNLKDGQRPFWCRDKWTIQILPKIETRGLGTEDVPALADSTRKLMLDTFNEISGHIVLGKDTRD; from the exons ATGGTCACATCTCTGGGAGCAAA GATTATTTGCTTTGTGATGCGGCAAATGAAATATTTCCTTGGTGTCAAGATCACAGCTCAAGGCTCCGAGAATCTGAATACCAAGGGGCCGTATATGGTTGTAGCCAACCATCAATCCATTCTCGATTTTCTGG TGATAGCGGAGCTATATCCTGGCCGCTGTGTGGTACTTACCAAAAAGGAGATGATGTACATGGGCCCCCTGGGCTTCACCCTGTGGATTACCAAATTCATTTTTGTCGACCGCAATAATAAGCGCTCAGCCAGAGACACCATGGATCACATCGCACGGACCCTGCTGCAGCACAAC CTGAGGGTCTGGGTTTACCCAGAAGGCACCAGGAACCGGACGGCTACCATGCTTCCTTTCAAGCGAGGAGTCTTCAGTGTGGCTGTGAAGGCTCAG ATCCCCATAATCCCTGTTGTGACCTCCTATTATCAACAACCCCCCAACCTCAAAGATGGCCAGAGGCCTTTTTGGTGTAGAG ATAAGTGGACCATCCAGATTTTGCCCAAGATAGAAACACGAGGCCTTGGGACAGAAGATGTTCCTGCACTTGCTGACAGCACACGGAAACTGATGCTGGATACTTTCAATGAGATCAGTGGGCATATAGTTTTAGGGAAAGATACCAGAGATTGA
- the LOC118095156 gene encoding 1-acyl-sn-glycerol-3-phosphate acyltransferase alpha isoform X1, which translates to MELFEWTLFLLIVLLTGVLFFSQRSATCNVYCKMVFFYGSITLMTTLSPLLLFVGRRVENMAIICFVMRQMKYFLGVKITAQGSENLNTKGPYMVVANHQSILDFLVIAELYPGRCVVLTKKEMMYMGPLGFTLWITKFIFVDRNNKRSARDTMDHIARTLLQHNLRVWVYPEGTRNRTATMLPFKRGVFSVAVKAQIPIIPVVTSYYQQPPNLKDGQRPFWCRDKWTIQILPKIETRGLGTEDVPALADSTRKLMLDTFNEISGHIVLGKDTRD; encoded by the exons ATGGAGCTGTTCGAGTGGACCCTGTTTTTACTAATCGTCTTGCTAACTGGGgtccttttcttttcccaaaggaGTGCCACCTGCAATGTCTACTGCAAGATGGTGTTTTTCTATGGCTCGATTACACTAATGACTACTCTGTCCCCTTTGCTGTTATTCGTGGGACGGAGAGTGGAAAACATGGC GATTATTTGCTTTGTGATGCGGCAAATGAAATATTTCCTTGGTGTCAAGATCACAGCTCAAGGCTCCGAGAATCTGAATACCAAGGGGCCGTATATGGTTGTAGCCAACCATCAATCCATTCTCGATTTTCTGG TGATAGCGGAGCTATATCCTGGCCGCTGTGTGGTACTTACCAAAAAGGAGATGATGTACATGGGCCCCCTGGGCTTCACCCTGTGGATTACCAAATTCATTTTTGTCGACCGCAATAATAAGCGCTCAGCCAGAGACACCATGGATCACATCGCACGGACCCTGCTGCAGCACAAC CTGAGGGTCTGGGTTTACCCAGAAGGCACCAGGAACCGGACGGCTACCATGCTTCCTTTCAAGCGAGGAGTCTTCAGTGTGGCTGTGAAGGCTCAG ATCCCCATAATCCCTGTTGTGACCTCCTATTATCAACAACCCCCCAACCTCAAAGATGGCCAGAGGCCTTTTTGGTGTAGAG ATAAGTGGACCATCCAGATTTTGCCCAAGATAGAAACACGAGGCCTTGGGACAGAAGATGTTCCTGCACTTGCTGACAGCACACGGAAACTGATGCTGGATACTTTCAATGAGATCAGTGGGCATATAGTTTTAGGGAAAGATACCAGAGATTGA
- the LOC118095156 gene encoding 1-acyl-sn-glycerol-3-phosphate acyltransferase alpha isoform X2 has protein sequence MELFEWTLFLLIVLLTGVLFFSQRSATCNVYCKMVFFYGSITLMTTLSPLLLFVGRRVENMAIICFVMRQMKYFLGVKITAQGSENLNTKGPYMVVANHQSILDFLVIAELYPGRCVVLTKKEMMYMGPLGFTLWITKFIFVDRNNKRSARDTMDHIARTLLQHNLRVWVYPEGTRNRTATMLPFKRGVFSVAVKAQIPIIPVVTSYYQQPPNLKDGQRPFWCREVV, from the exons ATGGAGCTGTTCGAGTGGACCCTGTTTTTACTAATCGTCTTGCTAACTGGGgtccttttcttttcccaaaggaGTGCCACCTGCAATGTCTACTGCAAGATGGTGTTTTTCTATGGCTCGATTACACTAATGACTACTCTGTCCCCTTTGCTGTTATTCGTGGGACGGAGAGTGGAAAACATGGC GATTATTTGCTTTGTGATGCGGCAAATGAAATATTTCCTTGGTGTCAAGATCACAGCTCAAGGCTCCGAGAATCTGAATACCAAGGGGCCGTATATGGTTGTAGCCAACCATCAATCCATTCTCGATTTTCTGG TGATAGCGGAGCTATATCCTGGCCGCTGTGTGGTACTTACCAAAAAGGAGATGATGTACATGGGCCCCCTGGGCTTCACCCTGTGGATTACCAAATTCATTTTTGTCGACCGCAATAATAAGCGCTCAGCCAGAGACACCATGGATCACATCGCACGGACCCTGCTGCAGCACAAC CTGAGGGTCTGGGTTTACCCAGAAGGCACCAGGAACCGGACGGCTACCATGCTTCCTTTCAAGCGAGGAGTCTTCAGTGTGGCTGTGAAGGCTCAG ATCCCCATAATCCCTGTTGTGACCTCCTATTATCAACAACCCCCCAACCTCAAAGATGGCCAGAGGCCTTTTTGGTGTAGAG